The DNA sequence ACCACCCTCCGTGGATCCACCGCCCCCaagctgaagaaactgaccagtccctcaccTCTACATTATGCAGGAGGTTACAGCTGCCCACCTGCCTGCGTCTGTGATTATGATTATCATCAATGTGACTTCTTACTGATGTCAAGTGATTTGAGCGAGTTGCCGACCACCTTGAGTGTTCTGTAAGTTTCCCGTCTATAAGAACCAATCATAAGATCGTGTTGTTGCCTCAATAAACCTAAAGAGCGGAAAAAGCACTGTGTATATCGATTACactggggagagagagagagagagagagagagagagagagagagagagagagagagagagagagagagagagagagagagagagagagagagagagagagagagagagagagagggggggggaacAACATATCCTCCGATTTTGGAGGAATTTTTCTTATAATGAGGTCATATGACTCGTTGATGCTGAGATGCTGGGTGAATATTGTGGGATtactgaaaattctgaaaattcatTCATCGAAGGAAATGGCATTTCTGAATGAAGAGAAGAAGCCAATGAACACAACTCAAAAAATGATCGATCACTTTGATGCATACCTGATATCGGGACTCTCATTAAGCCGAAGAGACTAGTTTCATTTATCCTAATATTATACTTTCAGTGTTCTGATTGGAAGTGGAAATTCCACAGCAGCCGAAATTGCTGATGCTCTCAGGGGACTGCACAGACTGCCGTACCTTCGACAGCTGTAAGTGAAAgtagaaatttcatcaaaccaaACCATAGGGAAATAATATTTGTTAACGTACTTTTTAGCGGATAAATATGATACATTTGTTATTTATCTGACCAATGTTGTTTTTCATTCATGTTTAGAATAACTCAGGACCCTTTCGCACTCCCCTGAGTGATACCATAATGTTTATCTCCTGATTAATGATTTTATAAGGCAACTAATCTCTCCATGTTAAGTCTACGAACTGTTAAGGTGGAATGTgcctcagagacagatattctgactctcaaatttttacatttcttttctgatctaccacttgtgggggttcattttaaagctctaggtGTAAGACaactttttaccgtcttagtttttcgaaaatcgaaattttttatttttctccatagagttaacacagagatggcggccattttgaattttaaatattggtaaatcttggccaatttgtttctctagtaccaaaatttgcacggtgacccccgatttttatacttaattttgaaagaaaatggctgaaagattccttgaggaaattttgagcaaaaattgaaGTCCtgcactttcgaggcgcatactaccttaaagatgAAACTCTCCGTCCCAGAGATGGAACAAACGGACATTGTTTCTCATATGGTCAGGACGTCCGCACAGCTTTGTCAGAGGTCGACGTAGTACTCACCCTAACCAACTTCGAGGGAGGGAGGGTCTCTGCCCGACGAAACACCCTTTTTAACAGATGTTTTCTTATTGGCTTACACTAACAAACGGAGTGTAAAATAACAACGATTTTGTTTTAGTTAaaacagctgtattttgaatttatTAAATGTCAGCACAAGCTATTCATTTGCCCATACATTATCATCGTTTTTACACGGGAAGGCGTGCGATTTTCACCCTCCCCTAGACAAGACCATGAAACAAGCGTAATCCCTCCCTATAATTACCTGTTGTCGACTCCGAATACTGACGTCACAAGGGATGGGCCGTCAGACCTGGTGATGAAAATGCTTAAATGCGATTTATTTCACCTAATATCAAAATGTTACAATGTCATTTGGACCATATGTTGTCAAGGCACTTCCTGAAGTTCCAAACTTCTTGTAATATGGAATATTATCTTTTCAAAAGGCGGCacggcttcaaattgttttcagcaatttttgagCAGCATGTTTTGTCCGTTCTTCAATTTTTACCACTGCGTCCCCTCCCAAAATTTCTTGGTCGAGATTCCTTTGAACTCGAGTTGACCCTGTGACCCAAGACCATTTTTGGTTAGTGCCGTTTCGAGCGTATAAGTTCAAAGCCCCCGACCCATGATAAAGGGACCTTCCGACTATCGCGCCCTCTATAGCGTCAATCATTCGTGCTTCATATCACTCTTGATTACAGTCACGTGATCGACCTTGGTGTCAAAACACTGGCAAATGACTCATTTTCTGGATCACCCTACTTATCACATCTGTAAGTAGTTCTACTCTTATTGACAAGAATTTTAATGTCACGATGGGTTAGTTTAGCGTCTGAATTGGAAAGGCATAAGCTACGACAAATATCAGCTAAAATAATACAGTTATTACAGCTCATCGCTATTGTACATCGTTCACAATTCTGAATCTGATCATTGACCTTTATGCAGAATTGGCATTAAAGTCAATAAAATCTGTAACACAGTACATTTCGTATGTATTTTTCTAAATTATGTTTTCAAAGACTTTAAATGAAGTTTAATGACATTTTACAAACATTCACATAAATTTACTTCCCGCAAATGGAGTTCCAATTCCCCTCAATTTGCATTGACGAAGAAATGTCGAAAGTATGTGTTCCGTGGACGACGGAAGCCAGttctgtcaaaggtcaagtgcaAAAGCATACGGATATCTACCATTCCAGGGAAAACACCGAAAGTCTTTAGCAAAATCATCCTGGTCCGTTAAGCTTGACTGTCCTGAAAGTGTTCACTACATGGGCgattttttatttcagcaaTGTGATAGAAAACGACCTTTTCATCCTGCAATCCCGGGCTTTGAAGGGTCTCGACTACCTTGAAGTAATGTAAGTACGAGATACTTTCTCTTTTCCTTGAAAAATCCCCCGAAAGTTTTTACATAAATTTCGATTGATTTTGAGATCTAAAGCTTTCATTTCAGTCGTCTGAAAGACATTGGGTATATAGTTATTAAATGTTTGTATGCGAtctcattaaaggtatactgtcacctgttcaagttttgccacagttatcatGTAAAGGAAAAAtctaacaaatcacagattttacgcgggtggccgctttctTAAAttagcgccctcacatgggtattttgaataccaaggaacgccccctttgaccatatatgggatTACAGGTGACACTATACCTTTAAGCATCTCaggaatgaaaaataattaaatgtgTGCTCACAGTTTGTTGAAGGGTAATTTAAATTATTGACCACCACGGACAGGCTCATCACAGGGGTTGCATCGTTtaagaagaagaatatttgcTCAATTTGCAGATATCTAACATTCAAAATGCCGATGTTAACTTTATGgtaaaagtatatttttgatttCTAATTACTAGCAAGTGAAATTCACGTTGATCTGAAAGTCGCCCAGAGCACAGTTTTAGTTAATACGATGCAAGAGTATGTAATTGCCAGCAACtgagaacaagaaaatgtatgtACCCTACTCGTAGTCCCCCCTACACTTAACAGCTTGTTTACGAGAGTTCGCGCTTGAGACTTAAACTATTGCCAAAACTTCCCTAAAGGGAACTTTCATTCACCCCCTTTAAGATTCAAGTTCAAGAAGAGAGATCGGGTgacaccgtgcaaactttgctTTGCTACtggggaaacaaattactcatatttactgactcttgaaattcaaaatggccgccaccactgtgtcaactctatgggagaaaacaaaagttttgcttttacaaaactaagccggtttAACTTATTTTTTACCTTAAGCACAGTAAcatgtggtctattccgctctgtgTCTATATATATGTGCCTCACAGGCGTGTGTACACATGCCTGAGAAGAAGTCTTCTCaggtatatgtacacacgtctgtGGGGCACGtatatagacgcagagcggaatagaccacaggtgactgtgcctTGAGCTTCAAactgaacccccacaagtggcagactaaaacaatactgtaaaattttgagagtccgaatatttgtcacTGAGGCGTATTCTATCTGCCCTTGTTCAAGTGATGCTCGATCCCGTAATGACTATTCACAAAGTGATGTAGTTCTTTCTCATTCTACTCCTCAAATCACGTCGTCGACATATACTCACTGTTCACCCTTATCAACAGAGCCTTATGTGTTTAAAGCCCCTATAGCTGtgactcttgaaatttgttgacctgaagaaggctttctattttctctcgttttctttaaattctacaaatttaaaggacatagtcttttactactgaaaaattggacaagtaaatttaaattttaactgttattttgatttccctcCATTtctaaaaactggtaatattaccaaaaaaaaaacaaaaaaaacaaaaaaaacaaagcatatgatgtccaAGTGGAAAACactcagcactatgcattatattggactactctgttgtttctgtgaagattccaatgcatatatgcacgacgtacagtgtttttgctttatttgcatgagggcgccattttatgtttgggcaaacgtttattatttatcttgctcaaaattgcacatgcagtcccagtggacagtttattgtacttgtataaacacccctcaatgagtacattcccgcGAGCTTggtttagtttggaagtaaaatcacaaaaataatgtgcACTGATATTTGACTagtgttcatttttcatcaaaagtcaaaaacatcCACATTGTACATGTCCGTAAAAGCTAATAATTTTAATGCTTTGTGGCATTTTCAAGagataataaataaatcaataaatcggCAAGGGCCAAAACTGCTGTTTCGAGGAAACGAGTCTGTAAAACTGCCTGGCCTGATCTGCTTCTTTTCAACAGAGGCCTAACTGCAAGCATAGTACAGAATGAATACGAATTTGCTGACTTGCCGAACTTAAGGCAAACGTGAGTATAGTATCATTTCAACAGTCTTACCACTTCTTACACACTTGCCGTGCGAATATTTTCGTGAATTGGGTGTTTTTTCTTTACCTGTGACCACCTGTGAATTTTAAGGAGTTATTCAAATTGCACAGAGATACAAGTACCGTTATCGAAGCCCTATTACAATAGCGTATTCCACTTTCTGGCTCAATAAACTCAGCCGACTCATATAGCCGCATGTCGTGTAGCCCATCTTCTAAATCAATCTTAAAGTCACACCCTGACACTGGTGGCGCTCTTGTAGGAGGTTCAAGAACGGCGCTGTTTCTGGAACTCTGCAGGGAGACATGCCAGCAGATGAGTTGCTTTTGCAAATGCTATTGTCGTCATTTGGTGTATTTACCATTAGGGGCCTAACTTTCAACAGCGTCACCGCTTAATACCTCCTGTGCACAGAGTGTGTGCGCACCGGCGGGGAGACTGTCTAAAGATGAAACTACAATACGAGAGTATGGGGAAGCAGAGACAGTGGAAGGgggtcttccccctctactgtctatggggGAGTCACTGTGCGTGACAACGGAGGTGATGTTACGCAATGGCAATTGTCAGTTCGTTGCCACTCTTAATTTGGAGGGTTGTTTTCGAACGACTGCGCTTGCCCAGATCTGAACTCGATTACGTCACTGACTTCAAAGTCTTCGTGTTTGCCTTGGGACATCGGCAAATTTCAGCCTTTGTTTTAACGCTATGCAAGGCCAAGTTAGGAAAAATCGGTCATGATTAACCTCGTGACTAACCTCACTACAACATCATGGCAGTAAGAGAGCATGGTAATGGTAAATAGTAATTTGCCAACTTTTCGAGCTTTCTGTTTGACGTAGTGCGATCATCACctcaatgttttcagtatcGGCAGTGAATGACATTGTTCATTCGAGTTATTCAATCGATAAATATAGATGAACAAAGGATGTAGTTTCATTGAGCTACGTTGACGGGGGACGTTGGGGGACATTTTTAAAATCGGTTACCCTTCCAAATTGTATTCGTTTAGCCTGGTCAAGCCAGCGAAATTGATGAACGCCGAACTGTGGATGGTTCAAAGACTTTGGAAGTgcagatttttgataaagagcTATGTTTATTGACTGAATGTTTCAAAGTTGTCTTTCCCGGGGTTGATGCATTTGACAAACTTCATAAGATTATTTCCAAATACCCCACACTAGGGTAGTACGTGGGTAGGGGCTGACATTGACTTCGTACTTTCCACTGTCCCTATACACTCCCTCCGCCTGTTCTCGGCCAGTATCTAGTCTCGGCCAGGGCATGAAAAAGGGTTCCTTACTTAAACCACATCGTAATAAGCTTAATATGTTGAAGCTTCAGCATGCTCGAGATACATGTTTTAATACAGATACACTGGTGTAACTAGTCAAACACTTGTATGTCACACATTCAGAACCGACCTAGACACAATGGGCATGGAGTAAAATCAGTTTCTTTGCACGTCGCCTTCAAGTTCAACTTCATTCGCATTCCGAAATTCATCATTTAGTACATACAGTAATAATACCAATGATTTGTCCCCGGGAATTCACCAATGAATAGGCGCTCATAGTTATGAACCCGGAGGAAAATGTACGGCAAAGCTAAACTTGAGGTCTAAATCGGCTTGAAATTGATGTGTAAACAACCTATTTATCTTCGCTAATGATCGGTCCCGGCATTATTACCACTTGCCCGCTACACTGTGGCCGGTCACCGTCCATTTCCGAGTTAGTACAGTTCAATAGTTGATCTGTGTGACGTAATCGGGATTGAATAGGCATGCGCGTTTCAAAGTTCACGACGTCGTACAATCTGCGATTGCGCGAACGAACCTCCAAATTAAGAGTGGCAACGAACTGATTGTAAGCACAATGTTTTTCGTTCGTGTACTCGCTTACCTAGGCAACTGTTAACACAGGGaattgagtaatcttgttgttgttgttatgttgttgttgttgttattgttgttgatggtgataatgatgatgacgataataaaaaatattaaaaaacaatgtgtcattccttgctgttgtttgtcgatgttgtagataattgtaaaagtacagttttcttttacaattatctacaacatcgacaaacaacagcaaggaatgacacattgttttttaatattttttattatcgtcatcatcattatcaccatcaacaacaataacaacaataataacaaaacaacaacaacacaacaacaacaacacaacaacaacaacaacaagattactaaaTTCCCTGTGCTGTTAACCCTTCCTTTGCTCTTCTCTACAGCCATTTGAAGACGCCGGTCTCTGTTGCTTGGTAAATGATTCCGTCCAATGTCTTTATCTAGATGGTGAAGAAGCCGTTTGTCAAGAGACTCTGTTACCTAGCAACACCATGAGGATAGTTATGTGGCTATTCGCCGTCTGGACCGCAACAGGCAATCTGTTCGTCATCGCTGCTCAGTGTCTTCGAACACAAGGCATTCGCTTCTCCCAGACTGCGTTTCTGCTGTCGCTGTGCAGCGCTTGCCTGTTGGTTGCCGTTTACGAGTTCATCATACTGGGCGGTGAGCTGGATTCTCGAGGTGTCTACGGGGCTCGAGTCCGTGTATGGAGCCAAAGTGTGTATTGCTACACCGGAGGCGCGCTGTTTGCGATTGGCAACAACATGATTCTGTACTCCCTGGCCGTCCTTACGGTTGATCAATTGTGGTTCCTAGTCAACAACAACACTGGGGGTAAAACCCTTGGAAATCTTGAGTCGGTAATCTGTGTTACCATCGGTTGGTTTGTCTCCGCATTGCTCGTTATTATACCATTCTTTTCCAAGGAGACACTCGGAGCTAGTTTGGTGTTCGCAGCGCATGGATTCTGTTCGCCGGTTCCGGTGCACGCGCGGTCGTACAGTGGTTGGATGTATACTTTCATTGCAAATAATTTGATAGGGTTCTTAAGTTCGGTCTACGTTCTCTCTTTCAGTATTGCTACATTGTATTTGAAGTTTAAAGGCCCTTTAATGGAAGACACAGAGCAAGTGGTTAGTCTCGGACTAAGTCGTCATTGGATTCTCTCTGTGTTTGTTCTTACCGTTGTTTCATTCTTCTGCTGGTTACCAGTAACTGCAGCCAGCATCTTGTCAACTATGTGTGAAGTTATTCCCGCCGATTTGCACACTTTGCTGACTGGCGTTATCTTACCAATAATACCAGCCGCAGTGCCGTTGGTAGTCAGCATAGCCAAGATATTGACAAGGTTCACCCAGTCCAAAGAGTCTGAAAAAGTCGTAGAAACCCGAGAGCCAGACCAAAAGAAAGTACTTACTCCACCGGCTCCACCGCCCCCACGGCCACCGACATCACCTCCGGAACCAAAGCCTGCACAGCCTGAATTGAAGGCTAAAGTCGACACTGAAGCTGAGCCTGAAGCTCATTCTGAAGCCGAACTCCAGCCTGAATCCGAACCCGAACCAGAACTGAACCCGAGCCAGAACCCGAACTTGACCATGAACCCAACCCTGTCCATGAACCTAAGCCAGATCCCGCACCTGCACCTGTCCATGAGCCTGAACCTGAAACCGAACCGGATCCAGATCCCGAAGACGAACAGGAGCCGGAGCCACAGCCTGAAGCAGAACCTGCCCCACAACCGATATCACTGCCAATGCACGCTCCCGAACCCCTACGACCGAAACGTAAAAGATTTATCActgttaggctgcattcacaaacatctCTGGAGGGGAATTTCGGGGGAgggggcttgaaaaaattaaaacatgccgGGGGTCTGAAAAAGGACattgcaaaggggggggggcttgaaaattttttgaatatcTATTCCTTTTCAAATACCTTCTGGAACTTTCATTTCCTGTATTTCcgttttcggcgcgccctttgggtgCAAGTTTTAAGGTATATTAAAGgtatattaaacaatttattgatgatccaagtAGCCGCCTTAAGGCAAAAGatttaggttgtcatgattCTACTTACCCAACCCCTCTGTTGTGCAAAACTGTCCTCTATaatgactaaaagtttcaacttaacctttcaataacaattttggaGGCTTGACAaccttagtctaatcaagtacatcaatatcaattatcaaacgtctaaaaatacacagatttagctagttttgtatcgtaaaaaaatattcatagcttcctcatagactacaatgtatatggATCGgcattttcggcgaaattccaaactcaaatttcttgtgcacatatgcacttgtaaacacCCCATTCTaaccaagtacatttatatcagttatcaaacgtccatagatattgctagttttatattggaaaatcgCTTTCATAggtttctcatagactaccatgtatagtgaatcaacattatcgatgaaatccaaaaatcaaattttttgaatacaccttttacctgccacttcaagcaaagtatatttacatgaattatcacacacaagTAGAGATATAGCTTGTTGTATGGGACAAATGTTAATActttgcccaatagactcccatatatTATGATTTGACATTTTGGACGTATTTTTCTgtcacattttgccttcctttgagGTGGgaattcaaaattatagcaagtcagaagggggggacttgaacacaTTGAGAGCTTGTtagggggtatttgaaaaatatctgagaacttttttggaatccccctccagaggtgtttgtgaaagCAGCCTTACCTATCCCATTTATCTCAAGCCGTGTCTAAAATAAAATCTATCATATACGGTAATGCATACTAACAATGGCACACAAAAAGTTGCACTCTGACTAAAGTTTAAACGAAACTAATTTTTTGATTCTCTGCCTCCCTCTTTAATAGCCTCAAACATTTTCTCATGTAGAACACGATTAGTAgccaaacatttaaatttattaaGGATTTGTTTTGCTCATTCTGCCAAAAAGTTACTGTACCCTGTACATCGGTAATACTTACACTTAGATTTTAGTGTAGTTCTTATTATATTTTGAAGGTTGTGCGTGTTAAGTTTTTGTTTAACGCCATAAAATTCTATGCACACTGAAACTGTGTATTGAATGGGAACTTTTTAACATAGTGAATGTTGAAACCGCAGCACCACGGGGTGTCCTATCCTGCATTAAAAGGGACTTACGATTGTATGTTTGTTTCGctcgtttgtttgttgtttctttcaGAGCCTGACCCACCGCCTCTTCCGAACGATCCGATGACGAACCACGGTATTCTTCGCAAACCGTACATGCTGGTCGGTCTGACGCCCCTACCTGAGTTTGTTGCGAATCAAGGCTGGACACCTTTAACTGAAGACGAGATAAAGGGCATCGGAAAGAACCTAGAAGTTGCGCTTGAGTTCCTCCACGAAGAAGGTTTCATTCACGGAGAAGTCAAGGAGTCCAACGTTCTCATCAGGGAATTTTCGGTGGGTCATGGGTCACGAAAttcttttttttgtgtgtgtgattACAATTaccaattatgaaaaaaaaattacgaaAAACAATTACGAATGTCATGTGAATTCAGCTTACAAAGTCGTGCAATATTTTGCACAGAACATCTATATATTCTTTTCCAACTTTCTGAAATGTGGTAAAAACcgtttaaaatgggaattgaacctctctctctctctctctctctctctctctgtctctctctctctctctctctatctctctcctctctctctctctctctctctctctctctctctctctctctctctctctcgtaatGTTGTTTACAAGGATATTTGCTGATT is a window from the Ptychodera flava strain L36383 chromosome 11, AS_Pfla_20210202, whole genome shotgun sequence genome containing:
- the LOC139143177 gene encoding leucine-rich glioma-inactivated protein 1-like; this encodes MPPCSIRTKMFLHLSTLITFLSLTLSGGYSCPPACVCDYDYHQCDFLLMSSDLSELPTTLSVLVLIGSGNSTAAEIADALRGLHRLPYLRQLHVIDLGVKTLANDSFSGSPYLSHLNVIENDLFILQSRALKGLDYLEVIGLTASIVQNEYEFADLPNLRQTRFKNGAVSGTLQGDMPADELLLQMLLSSFGVFTIRGLTFNSVTA
- the LOC139143073 gene encoding uncharacterized protein — protein: MHAPEPLRPKQPDPPPLPNDPMTNHGILRKPYMLVGLTPLPEFVANQGWTPLTEDEIKGIGKNLEVALEFLHEEGFIHGEVKESNVLIREFSDGGIKAYIYTPFLHKNRAVGMTAKDDMELQEALLDRLKSHAIVCSNLGTQQAKQNEDVEKLFFMGQDSGKSRKASSDRAKTASPR